In Streptococcus respiraculi, one DNA window encodes the following:
- a CDS encoding quinol oxidase, producing the protein MTETEVTYSRSESYSRRGRRVRQNKQPLSLNEDFQKNIPKTKIVPSLLWSLVLSILSVANPFLTSFATNMQSQDLYAGLAMQAGQSPYGHFFGTSGVLYYLLVSVGSSFGTTAGLVFLQWLVLSAAGIYFYKICSYVSQSSRLALRLQNWFYLFILALNIGGVQASLFALPFVLAGLWFVLRYVERAVRDEGFILYGIYAAVAFMIYPKSVLLWVVSALVLTVYNVTRRQMARGVYQTLAAIFGFLLIVYSVGYYTFVEQVLGAAIQQTFFYEFTLKFSYNGILWTLTQIFLFLLLSGFLKNFLHLLLSMKQGKLVYFKVILVMVFTLQLLFLIADSHFELSHLVLLLPAGFIMGLLDLSSVAQGEELLAKKMAHYSYLQSHIYLPLLGLLLLLVVKPAVSYFVAGDVMKDRQEVARYIKEHSQSSDEMYAWDDSAQIYLQSERRSVGKILTASPYLDTKTNQDSLAFDLNKNKARYIVINKQIPLLDRVKSNLEKNYEEVDLKMSQLTLYEKKE; encoded by the coding sequence ATGACAGAGACAGAAGTGACGTATAGTCGTTCAGAGAGCTATTCAAGACGCGGTCGCCGTGTTCGTCAAAATAAACAACCGCTATCCCTAAATGAAGATTTTCAGAAAAACATTCCCAAAACTAAGATTGTCCCCTCCTTATTATGGAGTTTGGTCTTGAGTATTCTTAGCGTTGCTAATCCGTTTTTGACCTCATTTGCTACGAATATGCAATCACAAGATTTGTATGCAGGTCTTGCAATGCAGGCAGGTCAGAGCCCTTATGGCCACTTTTTCGGTACGAGTGGTGTACTGTACTATTTACTTGTATCTGTCGGATCTTCATTTGGGACGACAGCTGGCCTTGTGTTCTTGCAGTGGCTTGTTTTATCTGCTGCGGGTATTTATTTCTATAAAATCTGTAGTTATGTTAGTCAGTCGAGTCGTTTGGCCCTAAGATTACAAAATTGGTTTTATTTATTTATTCTGGCTTTGAATATTGGAGGCGTCCAAGCAAGCTTGTTTGCCTTGCCATTTGTTCTGGCTGGTTTGTGGTTTGTCTTGCGTTACGTTGAACGAGCGGTTCGTGATGAGGGATTCATTTTATATGGCATCTATGCTGCAGTTGCCTTTATGATTTATCCTAAGAGCGTCTTGTTGTGGGTAGTGTCTGCTCTTGTCTTGACGGTTTACAATGTGACACGGCGCCAGATGGCGAGAGGTGTTTACCAAACCTTGGCAGCAATTTTTGGCTTCCTTCTCATCGTTTATTCAGTAGGTTATTACACCTTCGTAGAGCAAGTCTTGGGGGCTGCGATTCAACAGACGTTTTTCTATGAGTTTACCTTGAAATTTTCATATAATGGTATTCTCTGGACGCTTACTCAAATCTTTTTATTCCTGCTTTTGTCAGGCTTTTTAAAGAATTTCCTGCATTTACTCTTGTCTATGAAGCAAGGGAAACTTGTTTATTTCAAGGTTATTCTTGTGATGGTCTTTACCCTGCAACTTCTATTTCTCATAGCAGATAGCCATTTCGAGTTGAGCCATTTGGTGCTTCTTTTGCCAGCAGGTTTTATTATGGGATTGCTGGATCTATCTTCTGTCGCCCAAGGTGAAGAATTACTTGCGAAAAAAATGGCCCATTACTCTTACCTCCAATCACATATTTATCTACCATTACTTGGCTTGCTGTTACTCTTAGTCGTGAAACCGGCGGTTTCTTACTTTGTTGCTGGGGATGTGATGAAGGATCGCCAAGAAGTAGCTCGTTATATCAAGGAACACTCACAAAGTTCGGATGAAATGTATGCCTGGGATGATAGCGCTCAGATTTATCTTCAGAGTGAGCGTCGGTCAGTAGGAAAGATATTGACAGCTAGTCCTTATTTAGATACGAAGACCAATCAAGATAGTCTCGCCTTTGATTTAAACAAGAATAAGGCTCGCTATATTGTCATCAACAAGCAGATTCCGCTTCTTGATAGAGTCAAATCAAATTTGGAAAAGAATTACGAAGAAGTAGATTTGAAGATGAGTCAGCTGACTTTATATGAGAAAAAAGAATGA
- the nrdG gene encoding anaerobic ribonucleoside-triphosphate reductase activating protein, whose protein sequence is MNNPKPQEWKSEELSQGRIIDYKAFNFVDGEGVRNSLYVAGCMFHCEGCYNVATWSFKAGIPYTQELEEQIMQDLAQPYVQGLTLLGGEPFLNTGILLPLVKRIRKELPNKDIWSWTGYTWEEMMLETPDKLELLRHIDILVDGRYDRTKRNLMLQFRGSSNQRIIDVQKSLAQNQVVVWEKLQDGTSQYEQVVREEK, encoded by the coding sequence ATGAACAATCCCAAGCCACAAGAGTGGAAAAGTGAAGAACTGAGCCAGGGGCGAATTATTGACTACAAGGCCTTTAATTTCGTGGACGGAGAAGGGGTACGCAATTCTCTCTACGTTGCAGGCTGCATGTTTCATTGTGAGGGCTGCTACAATGTTGCGACCTGGTCTTTTAAGGCGGGTATTCCCTATACTCAGGAGCTGGAGGAGCAAATTATGCAAGATCTTGCCCAACCCTATGTACAGGGATTGACCCTGTTAGGCGGCGAGCCCTTTTTGAATACGGGCATTCTTCTTCCCTTGGTGAAGCGGATTCGAAAAGAGCTACCTAACAAGGATATTTGGTCTTGGACGGGCTATACCTGGGAAGAAATGATGTTGGAGACGCCTGATAAGTTGGAATTATTACGCCATATTGATATTCTAGTGGACGGACGATACGATCGCACCAAACGTAATCTCATGTTGCAATTTCGTGGGTCAAGTAACCAGCGAATCATCGATGTGCAGAAATCGCTAGCGCAAAATCAAGTCGTCGTCTGGGAGAAATTGCAGGACGGAACGAGCCAATATGAACAGGTGGTGCGAGAGGAAAAATAG
- a CDS encoding bifunctional folylpolyglutamate synthase/dihydrofolate synthase — protein sequence MTRLDRWLDAKQGQVYRYKMDKVQYALDLLGHPEKDLPVVHVAGTNGKGSTIAFLHRLLVAQGFRVGTFVSPHMVTVHDRICINGQPISEVTFQELLEKIFNLEQEVERKYEPFRYFEVLTLLMFLHFKEQNLDFALIEVGIGGLLDTTNVVNPLVTVITSIGLDHQDLLGYHLEDIAEQKAGIVKLQVPLLVGPLPASAIEICRRKAEALQAPIYCEGQDFSLENGLFTNRAQSIDDIRLGLVGQHQKENAALALQVFSLLMEARNLPVDSRMVRHALATTSWVGRLEKVGQQGRIYLDGAHNLPAIERLVDFIQSQSDVQPMILFSALKRKDFREMLAYIEKRLPQATLVLTSFAYDGGIEEIDCPEELRYEADYERFIQEWEINAEADEVLFITGSLYFISEVRNYFQKRGNTL from the coding sequence ATGACGAGATTAGATAGGTGGTTAGATGCCAAGCAGGGACAAGTTTATCGTTACAAGATGGACAAAGTGCAGTATGCGCTCGACTTGCTCGGTCATCCTGAAAAAGACTTACCGGTTGTTCACGTGGCAGGAACGAACGGAAAAGGCTCTACCATAGCATTTTTACATCGTTTATTAGTTGCTCAGGGGTTTCGGGTTGGGACTTTTGTTTCTCCCCACATGGTGACTGTCCATGATCGGATTTGCATTAATGGACAGCCTATTTCAGAAGTTACTTTTCAAGAATTGTTAGAAAAAATTTTTAACCTAGAGCAGGAGGTGGAGCGCAAATATGAACCTTTTCGTTATTTTGAAGTGCTGACTCTGCTGATGTTCCTTCATTTTAAAGAACAGAATTTGGACTTTGCACTGATTGAAGTAGGAATAGGTGGCTTGCTTGATACGACTAATGTGGTAAATCCTTTGGTAACAGTGATTACGTCTATTGGTCTTGATCACCAGGATTTACTTGGTTATCATTTAGAAGATATTGCAGAGCAAAAAGCAGGAATTGTAAAACTACAAGTTCCGCTACTAGTCGGTCCATTGCCTGCCTCAGCTATTGAAATCTGTCGTAGAAAGGCAGAAGCTCTACAAGCACCGATTTATTGCGAAGGTCAGGACTTTTCCTTAGAAAATGGTCTATTTACCAATAGGGCACAAAGCATAGATGATATTCGTTTAGGATTGGTCGGTCAACACCAAAAAGAGAATGCCGCCCTTGCTTTGCAGGTCTTTAGTTTGCTCATGGAGGCTCGCAATCTGCCAGTAGATAGTAGAATGGTTCGTCATGCTTTAGCGACAACAAGCTGGGTAGGTCGTTTAGAAAAAGTAGGGCAACAGGGACGTATCTACCTGGACGGTGCCCATAATCTTCCCGCAATTGAGCGCTTGGTGGATTTTATACAATCGCAATCGGATGTTCAGCCTATGATTCTCTTTTCTGCTTTGAAACGAAAAGATTTTCGAGAAATGCTAGCCTATATCGAAAAAAGGTTGCCTCAGGCTACATTAGTCTTGACGAGCTTTGCCTATGACGGTGGTATAGAAGAGATAGATTGCCCAGAGGAATTGCGCTATGAAGCGGATTATGAGCGTTTCATACAGGAATGGGAAATAAACGCTGAAGCAGATGAAGTACTATTTATCACGGGTTCGCTCTACTTTATTTCAGAAGTTCGGAATTATTTTCAAAAAAGAGGTAATACTCTATAA
- the glf gene encoding UDP-galactopyranose mutase, which produces MYDYIIVGAGLSGAVFAYEATKRGKTVKVIDKRDHIGGNIYCESIEGINVHKYGAHIFHTSNKRIWEYVNQFADFNHYINSPVANYKGKLYNLPFNMNTFYAMWGTKTPQEVRDKIAEQTQHLKDTKPRNLEEQALKLIGKDVYEILIKGYTEKQWGRSATDLPAFIIKRLPVRFTFDNNYFNDRYQGIPEGGYNVIIEKMLEGIDLDLGVDFFEQREVLEAQAKKVVFTGMIDQYFDYKHGELDYRGLRFEHEVLETDNFQGNAVVNYTEREVPYTRIIEHKHFEFGNQEKTVITREYPANWYKGDEPYYPINDAENNAIFAKYAKEAENIKDKVIFCGRLADYKYYDMHLVIERALEVVEAEFGE; this is translated from the coding sequence ATGTACGATTATATTATTGTTGGAGCAGGATTATCAGGTGCTGTATTTGCCTACGAAGCAACTAAACGTGGTAAGACCGTCAAGGTGATTGACAAGCGAGACCATATTGGAGGCAATATCTATTGTGAATCAATCGAGGGGATTAATGTCCATAAATATGGGGCCCATATTTTCCATACGTCGAACAAACGGATTTGGGAGTATGTCAATCAATTTGCAGATTTTAATCACTATATCAACTCGCCTGTTGCGAATTATAAAGGAAAATTGTATAATCTGCCCTTTAATATGAATACCTTTTATGCCATGTGGGGTACTAAGACCCCGCAGGAGGTTAGGGACAAAATAGCAGAGCAGACCCAGCATTTAAAAGATACGAAACCTCGGAATTTAGAGGAGCAGGCTCTGAAATTGATTGGAAAAGATGTCTATGAAATCCTCATCAAGGGCTATACAGAAAAGCAGTGGGGACGTTCCGCGACAGATTTGCCAGCCTTTATCATCAAACGCTTACCAGTTCGCTTTACTTTTGATAACAATTACTTCAATGACCGCTATCAAGGGATTCCAGAGGGGGGCTATAATGTCATCATCGAGAAGATGCTAGAGGGGATTGATCTAGATCTTGGGGTGGATTTTTTTGAACAGAGAGAAGTCTTGGAAGCGCAGGCTAAAAAAGTGGTCTTTACAGGGATGATTGACCAGTATTTTGACTACAAGCACGGGGAATTGGACTATCGTGGTCTCCGCTTTGAACATGAGGTACTGGAGACAGATAATTTCCAAGGAAATGCCGTGGTCAATTATACAGAACGAGAAGTTCCCTATACTCGGATTATTGAGCATAAGCATTTTGAATTTGGAAATCAGGAAAAGACGGTTATTACGAGAGAGTATCCGGCCAATTGGTACAAGGGTGATGAGCCTTATTATCCGATTAACGATGCAGAAAACAATGCTATTTTTGCCAAGTATGCGAAAGAAGCAGAAAACATCAAAGACAAGGTCATTTTCTGTGGTCGCTTGGCAGATTACAAGTACTACGATATGCACCTCGTCATTGAGCGAGCGCTTGAAGTGGTAGAAGCAGAGTTTGGGGAATGA
- the nrdD gene encoding anaerobic ribonucleoside-triphosphate reductase yields the protein MRVQTEQTIVPDILVLKRDGRTVAFDADKILVALGRANAELEHPSSRTALYQVVEAVLVEIGRRFHEDIQIYEIQTIVEQELLKAHLYDLAEVYIQYRTKRDFERHQAMDINFTIEKLLTKDQTVVNENANKDSDVFNTQRDLTAGIVGKSIGLKLLPAHVANAHQKGELHFHDLDYSPYTPMTNCCLIDFKGMLANGFKIGNAEVESPKSIQTATAQISQIIANVASSQYGGCTADRVDELLAPYAELNYQKHLKDAREWVLPEKQEEYAREKTKKDIYDAMQSLEYEINTLFTSNGQTPFTSLGFGLGTSWFEREIQKAILQIRIKGLGSEERTAIFPKLIFTLKRGLNLEEDSPNYDIKLLALECATKRMYPDVLSYDKIVDLTGSFKAPMGCRSFLQGWVDENGEEVNSGRMNLGVVTLNLPRIAMESGGDILKFWDIFEERMGIAKDALVYRMHRVMEARPANAPILYQYGAFGKRLGKDDAVSQLFINRRATISLGYIGLYEVAAVFYGSDWETNPVAKEFTLDIIRVMKERVGAWSDEYDVHFSIYSTPSESLTDRFCRLDREKFGLVKDITDKEYYTNSFHYDVRKNPTPFEKLEFEKDYPEAGATGGFIHYCEYPVLQQNPKALEAVWDFAYDRVGYLGTNTPIDRCYECHFEGDFTPTERGFKCPNCGNTDPKTVDVVKRTCGYLGNPQARPMVNGRHKEIAARVKHMNGSTIRIKGDTNGEIPAR from the coding sequence ATGCGAGTACAAACAGAACAGACGATAGTCCCTGATATTCTTGTCCTCAAACGAGATGGGCGGACTGTCGCCTTTGATGCAGATAAAATTTTAGTGGCGCTTGGTCGGGCGAATGCTGAGCTGGAACATCCTAGCTCAAGGACGGCGCTTTACCAGGTGGTCGAAGCTGTGCTAGTAGAGATTGGTCGTCGCTTTCATGAGGATATTCAGATTTATGAGATTCAGACCATTGTGGAGCAGGAATTGCTCAAGGCGCATTTGTATGACTTAGCTGAGGTTTATATTCAGTATCGGACCAAGCGAGATTTTGAGCGTCATCAAGCGATGGACATCAATTTCACCATTGAGAAGCTTTTGACAAAAGATCAGACGGTGGTCAATGAAAATGCTAACAAGGACAGTGATGTTTTCAATACCCAACGCGATTTGACCGCAGGAATTGTTGGGAAGTCCATTGGTCTCAAGCTTCTACCAGCTCATGTGGCGAATGCCCATCAAAAAGGGGAACTTCATTTCCATGATTTGGATTATAGTCCTTATACGCCGATGACCAACTGTTGCTTGATTGATTTTAAGGGGATGCTGGCAAATGGTTTTAAGATTGGCAATGCCGAGGTAGAAAGTCCCAAATCGATTCAAACAGCGACAGCTCAGATTTCGCAAATTATCGCAAATGTCGCCTCAAGTCAGTATGGTGGTTGTACAGCAGATCGTGTAGATGAGTTGTTAGCGCCGTATGCAGAATTGAATTATCAGAAGCATTTAAAGGATGCAAGAGAGTGGGTATTACCTGAAAAGCAGGAAGAATATGCGCGTGAAAAGACTAAAAAAGATATCTATGATGCCATGCAGTCCTTGGAATATGAGATTAATACCTTATTTACCTCAAATGGACAGACGCCATTTACTTCTTTGGGCTTTGGTCTTGGAACATCTTGGTTTGAACGAGAAATTCAAAAAGCGATTTTACAGATTCGGATTAAGGGATTGGGGAGTGAAGAGAGGACAGCTATTTTTCCAAAGTTGATTTTTACCTTGAAACGGGGGCTAAACTTGGAAGAGGATAGTCCTAACTACGACATCAAGTTGTTGGCCTTGGAGTGCGCGACGAAGAGAATGTATCCTGATGTCTTGTCTTATGATAAGATTGTTGACTTGACGGGATCGTTCAAAGCACCTATGGGCTGTCGCTCGTTCTTACAGGGCTGGGTAGATGAAAATGGTGAAGAAGTCAATTCTGGTCGGATGAATCTGGGAGTTGTGACCCTCAATCTTCCTCGGATTGCCATGGAATCTGGCGGTGATATACTCAAATTTTGGGATATTTTCGAGGAGCGTATGGGGATTGCCAAAGATGCTCTAGTCTACCGTATGCACCGAGTTATGGAGGCGCGACCGGCCAATGCCCCTATTCTCTATCAGTATGGTGCTTTTGGAAAACGTTTAGGTAAGGATGATGCGGTGAGCCAACTCTTTATCAATCGTCGTGCAACGATTTCGCTGGGCTACATCGGCTTGTATGAAGTTGCGGCGGTCTTTTACGGTAGCGATTGGGAGACTAATCCAGTTGCCAAAGAATTTACACTGGATATTATTCGGGTCATGAAAGAGCGGGTTGGTGCTTGGTCGGATGAGTATGATGTGCATTTTTCAATTTACTCGACACCGTCTGAGAGTTTGACAGATCGATTCTGTCGTTTGGATCGGGAAAAATTTGGTTTGGTCAAGGACATTACAGATAAAGAATACTATACAAATTCTTTCCATTATGATGTACGGAAAAATCCAACACCGTTTGAAAAATTAGAATTTGAAAAGGATTATCCCGAAGCGGGTGCAACAGGTGGATTTATCCACTATTGTGAATATCCTGTTTTGCAGCAGAATCCTAAGGCTTTGGAGGCTGTGTGGGACTTTGCTTATGACCGCGTGGGCTATTTGGGGACTAATACACCGATTGATCGCTGTTATGAGTGCCATTTTGAAGGTGATTTTACACCGACTGAGCGGGGCTTCAAATGCCCGAACTGTGGCAATACAGATCCTAAAACGGTTGATGTGGTTAAGAGAACCTGTGGTTATTTAGGAAATCCGCAGGCAAGACCCATGGTCAATGGCCGTCACAAAGAGATTGCTGCGCGGGTCAAACATATGAATGGATCTACGATAAGGATAAAAGGAGATACAAATGGGGAAATACCAGCTAGATGA
- a CDS encoding GNAT family N-acetyltransferase: MELRRATFADKATILEMIEEFRSVNSPTDGFFGGADFNYENWLETNAAAEMGLELPAGFVPYIQYVSFDNSNRALGFLNLRLRLSDQLLQHGGHIGYSIRPSERGKGYAKEQLRLGLVEATSKNISRVLVTCRVDNEASRRTIFSQGGRLENQVGETERYWIDVEEL; encoded by the coding sequence ATGGAACTAAGAAGAGCAACTTTCGCAGATAAAGCAACCATTTTAGAGATGATAGAGGAATTTCGCAGTGTGAACAGCCCCACGGATGGATTTTTTGGTGGGGCAGATTTTAATTATGAAAACTGGTTGGAAACAAATGCGGCTGCAGAAATGGGGCTAGAGCTTCCTGCGGGTTTTGTACCATATATCCAGTATGTCTCTTTTGATAATAGCAATCGAGCGCTGGGCTTTTTGAATCTGCGTTTGCGGTTAAGTGATCAACTACTGCAACACGGAGGTCATATCGGCTATAGCATTCGTCCTAGCGAGCGCGGGAAAGGCTATGCTAAAGAGCAGTTGCGTCTAGGATTGGTGGAAGCAACATCCAAAAATATTTCTCGGGTGCTAGTGACCTGCCGTGTGGACAACGAAGCTAGTCGCAGAACCATTTTCTCACAAGGTGGACGGTTGGAGAATCAGGTTGGCGAGACTGAACGGTATTGGATTGATGTGGAGGAGTTATGA